In the genome of Choristoneura fumiferana chromosome 21, NRCan_CFum_1, whole genome shotgun sequence, the window agatattaatgctggtgactgtacttaagcTTTTTTGTTCCGATGTACTCGTAGACAGTTGGTGAAATAATTAGCACAagaggtattattattatagcccAGCTGGCAcgagacaatacaataactttttattgaacaccaaccaCATAGTACCTAAGCAGTACAGGAAACACAGTAAGCTACATAGAGATTTTTAACGTAACGTAGCTTTTGTATTTAGAGCTTAATACGGAACGCCCATCAGCCATCACGCAAGTTCAATTGGCACCTGTCCGGTTTTTTCAGATAAATTTCCACCCTAACTACGCTAGCCTGCACAAAGCGGTCGGGAAGCAATACCTCCCGGTGGAATACGAAGGAGAAGCACCCGAAAGTATGAGGCAGCAGCACCTCAAGTGGGTGGCGAAAATACAGGAGCAAAGGTAAAATTTAGTACCAGAATATATGAACCTTCCTcagatgtttttttaaatgaaatagtagattgttcaacaagggactaaaacaagccgtAATGACACGAGATGCTTAGCCAcacgagcagagcgagggtggctatagttcgagtgacattatggttgtttagtctcgcatTAAACACTctaattttcactttgaatgcgaggaaaaaaacaatgttctgttcaaaattacaatgttactttttaaaaacgtacgctcgactattggacaggccatctgttcaaatttcaaatagcaaaaagAAATTGGTTGCGcgctttttcttttcttttattgtttataaagTGACGCttatgcttgcatatttagccaacagtttcaaaattgaaaactattttaaaactaattggactatgctttataaaatgaattaatccttaaaataattcaatacattaatattcgtaatcattaattgtgtttcacgaaattaaatagagttttttttatattttgcacagttgtcattttgaggttatttccacgcccttaaaatcctccattcacaaacaccgtgttggctgtttaggggtttccaaagttatttaaaaaaaaaactttaattcctagagaataaaaaggagctttagtagacttaatgagggctatcgcagatgaattcaccactagaggccctagtgtagcgtgaggtctatgaaatgtcaaatctcatagtttttgggtgagcaacgcgagtttatttataattagaataactttgtgaatattttgcaatacctgaaattaattatggcaaatatgcgttccggggcaataaatgtctgtgttttgagacagttttgtctttcggaaacctttatcctcccttttttccgaacaaaacgggaactatgcaacactgtggcatacttgatatttttatggtacgattttaaggtgtattaaataaatgattttaatctaaactttgttttcacgcccgtaataacagactttgaaagccatacttaaaagcctcacgcaacagtgcgccatctagtgagacaaaaaacgatagccctcattcgaacCCGAACCTCCTGTGATTTCACACGCCAGAGGTGGCATACCACTTAGACTACCGGGGATCCATCCAACGAGTCAAAAATAGTAATCGGTGATTACGAGTATGCCAGTAGTGGCATGTATGTAGAGCCATCCATGGCAGCTTTTAGAAGCCACAACTCCTACTTTCTTAATTATTTGGAATGGAAAGACGTAAAGGGTTGGAGGGTCTATCTATCTACTTCCAACCCTTTCTATAGATAGATGATGAGGAAAAATCtttatcgtttaaaaaaatcttagctTTTTTTGAGCAAGCGATATTTGATTTACAAGTAAAATGCAGAACTCATCCTTCTCGGACGGATCGTCAGCAACCTAAAACATCACACGAAACTATTACGCGTTTGAAACTATCTACAAGGTCATCCTCAGACATAACACCTTCTGAACAAAACGAATTTCGCAGAAACAGGAGATAcgagtaatatttttgtgtgttATTTGTGATAGTCGATGAGGAACTGGATGGAAGGGGATAGTTTGTACATATTCAATGTGTCGCACATACGCAGCCGTGATGCACGTTTGAACGTGAAGAAACATGGTCAaaatccatatcaatgaataacCATTAATTTACTTACACGTAGAAAATAAGTATTCATAATCTTCACTATTCTGCATCTCTTTAAAAAACTTCAGTTATCCAATTATTTAACTacagtttatttttcttttttacagaGACTTCTACCTCAACGATAACATATGGAAGGCTGACCTGAAGAAGAAACCTAAAATTGTAGAGAGTGCCATGACTGGCTCCTTTAAGACTTTGTCTATcgattagttttgtttttaataattgagattaagtaaatgttttgcaatatagaaaaataaaacaattcaataACTACCAAAACCCCACCTCCCAAAAACCCAAAAACTcacctttttacaagcttttatttaactcgcGATTTTCATATGTATTAAAGTTGGGATTTTCATGGAACgatgaaataatttaatgatagaataatataaaaggtagatcataataaacaaattaaaagtatgtagattaaaattaaataaactaaaataataattctaaaaatggcCCCTGCGGCATgataccaaagatgctggcagcatttcctcgctgtatctTAAGACTgatgcgctgagcgaggaagctgccagctcttcggggTCCTGTGGTATCTCTTGAAGAGACTCGATTGTATTTAAGTTGTCTTCAAATATACGAGTAGTTAGCAAGTCGAATTTTGGAAGGCCCCCAACAAGATGGGCCGACCATCTGGTAATGGTTGAATGCAACAGGAACTAGTTGGATGCGGCAGCACGGATCGATCGTTGTGGACTCTTTGCCTCCCATGTGTCCTGCAGCGGACGGCTTTCAGCCTTAGATCTTTcagctgatatgataatgatgatgatgatttttttaatcatttctGTAAATGCCTTATTCTATCGTCTTTTTTCTTACAATACCGATCGATTACTACGTTCTACGTGATTGTGTTCAATACAATCTATTTCAATCAATTCAataacatgtctaatttattcatagaaaactgtcatttatttACTCTCACGTTTAACTTATTTTCTCGCAAAAAACTAAGGAAGAATTCTTTGCTTAGCTGAAAtccattaatttttaattaatttcattttaactattttttgtgTAATCGGAAATAGAGACACATTTGATGTAGGTATGAATTTCAATTTTCTATTCAATTTTTCTAACTTCAGGGTGATTCGGTTAATTTATGACCGCCGCCAAATTCCGCCCCAATAGGGACTGCGGTAGACGGGCACGGGGATGCCCGTCCCCCGATGTTTGGGTCCCCGAGCTGGAACGGATGAGGCAGGAGACACAAAGTCCTGAAGTCGGGTCCACAAACTGGGCGACCGCCGTGCTGCCGGGCTATAGATGCATAGAGTTCCTACAGCCCGGCTGCAAAACGACGATGAAAAGGAACACGCTGGGGTCTTTAGTGGGTTTACCGCCCCCCTGGAGGGGCGGGAATCCCACATAACCACCGGCCTTCCCGGGTCGGTGGCATCCATAAAGGATTATCCCCAggccaaaaaaaaagttgattcgGGAGATGTGAGCAGGAgggtgaatattcgagcgtttcaactgGTCGGTTAAACGTCATTCAATTACCATCCCACGCATTATTTCCACGTACTTATGCTAAAAATGGGGGTTTTGGGAATATAGTAAAAGTAGAAACGTAGCAGCAGGGGTCCACCGAAAACagtaaactttgaaattgttctatgagaaaaaaaagtttgggaacctctgaacTAAATGAATGGTTCGTCGTGAAACTAATACTATTTTTTACAATCGTACCGTCAGTACAGAGTTACTCCGTTTTGGGTTATTATTCGAGCATTTCATCcacctcattttcgtggtcacataaGTTAAGATCACTTTCTTACTTGACATTAGGTACCGACGTTATAAAGGTTTCGGTCCTCCATCTTGTGAAAGAAACGTAACAGTAAATTCGGCATCAGAAGGTCAGCTTGCGTTCCAAATTTGAGTGACCAAGCGAGTTGGTTGACCTCAATTGACGATCCGCCGTGCTCGCCTATGATTGGCTTTGGAACTTGGAATAGGTAATGAAAATGAAAGCCATAACCTCTTTTGTGATTTCGGAACTTGTATCTCGGTGATAGTTTGTTTTTGTGGCAAAGAAATTGATGCTTGGTTGGTACTTAGGAATATTGaagttattgtatttttttttaagtattagtTTCAGGTTCTCATGTTTACGAAATTGTATCGGTGTCAcataaaatattgaattttacTACTAATGATTTCCAACATTTCCatatataaatataggtaggtatataagttatttacttattttgctcTTTTCTTTTCTGAAAATGTGTACTCAATTGGTTTGGTATAAATAAGCCACATAATGGTGTTTAATGGTGTTCTAACTACTGTGATGTGATTGacattattatgtataaaaaatataagaattCTTATTGGAAGCACGTTTTATACCAACTTTCCtggaataaaaactacataatataGGTATGCTATCAactcttttatttaaaattttacaattaaaaattaaacacaaatCACCCAAACTTAAGTACATATAGTATGCCAATAAAGATGATAAAACGGATGAAAGAGgaacaaatatttttcatacaattatgATAGTTGCATAGAAAGTGGTACCCTATCCTTATcatttttgttctttttgtCGTATACTACTTCAAAGTTAAACAATAAGTACTTATATCTGGGGGGAAGGTTAAATAAGTGTTTTTCGGGTTTGTTTCCACCATACGCTACggtgtacagtcaaagaaaatgaatcacgtaccaggctGGAGCCATGGCGCTGCTTACGTCATTGAGAAGGTTCCACGATTTAGTTTCCTAGACTGTACGACCTAGAGCAGAGCCATTATTGAGTTGGCTGAACGCCCTTGAGGTTAAAATGGGTAATGCAGGCAGATTTATTAGACAaggaatttgtttgttttaaatcttgcaagttaatttttgttgtatttagttgtatacttacatattattatgttggaCAACAACGCAAGTGTAGTTAGTAAAAATTATAATCAgcaaatagtatattttttatcgagggactaaaataagccaatatacccgaggtggttagccacccgagctttagcgaggatTTATATTGAATTTTAGTCTCgtggtgaaaactctatttttcacttcgattgcgagaaaaaaatagtcagtttagtacaaaaagatttaatcaaaaaataaaaataaatctttctagatttcggcggcaaaagattatcaattatgtcttttgctctttgctcgacatcataattttcactatcacttgacgacattctaagaataatcaatttattttacttaatcgtttacgatttacgctctacaacaatttcaaagttttcgcggtaaatatttttttccaaccagacacagacgTGACAAAAttgcatcggcgaaatggtccatacacaaatggaaaaatagaatggcgccaccttctatgcggaaaaagcagagaactaagaccacgtagactaagaacgtaacattttcgatATGAAagtggtccacacacaatcttattttttgcaagtaactggctgtttgagtttatctaagtcactagAAGTAAATCAAAAAATGAAtaacttttactccctagggactaaagtactcgctttactcccgcctcgtaaggctatattgacctacttttagagcatgagaagtgaaaaagcctgtattaaaaatgtaataaatttttattataattttatttatacacatCACTTTGTCCATTTTAGTTAgattgttttagtttagttgttttatttcttctttatataattatacaaagAATTAGAAATGAACAGATAGCTATAAATTATCCCTTAAAAcacatatttctaaaataattgaCCCACTCCGCCAACTACCTAATCATCAAATAAAGCCGAAATCAAAACTCAATAAAGACgaagtatactaaatttaaaacacGCAGCctttattcaattattatcTACAATGTTTGAGCAATCAAAACATACGTTACAATATTTGTTACAATACCGAATGTACCTAAATAACCCTatagtttgtataaaaatgaccCATTTGACACGAGGTGAAATTGAACTTTATAACAGGAGAAGGTGCGTGTCAGACAACCTCCTGGGCGGGGTCAGGTTTGTCCAGTGTTAATTTGCGACCGGTCGCCAACTGGATCGGGTCTGCCCCTATATTAATTGCCTGTCCGGCGGTTAACTTGGCGAATGGTCTGGGTGGAGCTCACAGTTTGCAATGACATCCCCGGCAAGACTGTTTGGACTCCTTCCCGTGGTTGCCGCCCGTTAACTGCCTGATTCTGCCGTAGGAAGCAGGTAGAACCAAAACAAACAGTCGCATCCTGGAACATCAGTTACCCTCCCATCCCACTTATCCCGTACAATCAGCTGCAGGCGATGAAGTGGCCTGTCGCCGCGGGCTTCATATCCGAAATAATAGGATATGAAGTGGTAGAATGCCACCTGCGTGTTTGTGCCGTGCGCGGGGACCCGTACGGATGGAGAACGAGATCCTGGTAGGTTGAGCTTGACGGGGGTCGTCGCCCTCAGAAGGCAACACGCCACTTTGGCTCGGGATTCATCTCACACGGGCGGTCGGGACCTAGCCAGTCACGATCAATCGGCTGTCGTATCCAGTAGACTGGATGCGGGCGAGGGTTCTGGGGTGCGGAGGTCGGTAGTCGGCGAGGCACAAACCCAATGCAGTCCACAACAAGCTGCTGCGGGGGAGGCAACGTGCGGACTCATCTGGCAGCCCACTTTGGAACCCTATATCCTGCTGGTAGCCCTGGTGGGTCAAACCATCCCCAGTTGAGGGCTCCGTGGAGGGTGGGGAGCCAGCGGACGAAGAACAACCGAGGATTCATGGACTCCAAAAGTTGTTGTACGAAGAGTAGGGAGGCCGGACCCGTAGGGGATGAGGCAAAAAAGACTGTGGAAAGGTGCGACGTGTCCCTGTCACTGACAGAGACGCGGGAGCCGGACCCAGTTCTAAAAAGGGACCCGTTGGGTTCACTAAGGCGCGTGGCACTGGTGTCAAGGCGCATCGAACGAAGGGCGAAAAGTGCGGTGGCGCTGCTCCCCAAAAGGTACAGCCCGACCTCTTCCCGAAGGGTCGAAGAGAGGGCGCACAGTTCCCCCTGCAAAGGGGTCGACCTGTGTCGTTGCCGGTAAGGGGAAACGCGTAACTGCGCCTAGTAGCAGGAAGGCGGTGGCCCCACCACAACCAAATCCGGTTCAGCCGAATCCGGCCTCTGGGAGGGAGCGCAAACACCTACGGGTACGAGCGCGCCTTCCTACGAGGGTTGGACGAAGATGAGCAGGAGGAGGAAGAGGAGGGCGAAGGAAATCCTGAGAGCGTTGGGACCCCTGGAAGACAGCTCGTCTGAAGGTGGAACCCCGGCAGCGCCCACAGGAAATCCTGCACCGCAAAAAAGGCCACTGGCGACAACTGGCGGACCTTCTCAATCTGCTAGAGACTCCAAAAGGACGAAGGTGGCGGAGTCGTATGCGGAGATTTTGGCGGGTGAGAGGGCTGCCATTGTCCCGGTGGACTTTCCGGCCGAACGAGTCCTGATGGGGCATGTCGGGGCCATACAGGAGGCTGTGATCACACGCCTGCTGGATGCCCCCGACCCGCTTCCACAGTTGACCTTCGGCAACATCGTGGGAGGGGCACTGCATGTTGGCTGCAATAACGCAGAGTCCTTTGCATGGCTCAGCTCAGCAATTGGGGAGGGTGAAATTGCTGGGATGAGCCTGAAAGTCGTGTACGCCAGGGATCTTCCGAAGCCGGTCAAAATGGCATGGAAGACGAAGATCGTTGGAGTACAGGACAGCAGGACGCTGCTGCGGCTGCTGCAGCGCTTCAACCCGAGGCTGCATACGGAGCAGTGGAAAGTGGTTGACACCATAGTGGCGGAAGCCAGCGCCCGGCGCATCATATTGATGGACCGGGAGTCGGCTGAAGTCATTAAGGAAGCCGGCTACTGTCTACACTCTGGGATCGACGTCAGctccttcaagcttctggatgACGCGGAGAAGACGCTTGGAGGGGGTGGCGACGATCAGAGTACTGCTCGCGGCAAAGCCAAAGCTAACCCTGGGATAGCTGGTGCTGCTGCCGATGGTGTTGAGGTGAACCCTGAGCACGCCAAGGAAGCTCCCGGTGATGCCAAAGTGGCTCCCGGTGACACCGAGGCTAGTTCTGGTGTAGCCGAGATACACTCGGTTGGTGCCCAGGCGGTCCCAGGCGAAGCTGAGGTGGGGGCGGCGGTGGTGATGGAGGTAGAGGATGTGGGGTCGGACAGTGGGGCTGACGGGGTGCGTGGGGTCGGGGGATCTTCTGTGACCTCGTCTCAGATTTCCCTGGCTGATCTGCGCGCTCTGTCAGAGCTATATCTGGACGGACCCACATCCCCTGCATCTCAAGAGGAGCCGCAGGAAAGGGCTGCTGACCTCAGCATGCCCAAGAAAAATTAAGAGGCCCAACATGGATGGTCTAAGGTGCgtacaaattaatttacaacacaaTAAGGCTGCTACTGCAATTTTAGCAAAACAGTTAAAAAGTGAGCAATTCGATATCGCCTTGATACAAGAACCTTATGTATATAAAGGAGAAATAAGAGGCTTAGGCGGAACGGGAGGCATATTATTTCACTCCTGTTCCGAAAATAACGATATGAGGACGTGCATATATGTCAGAAACGGCATCAATGCCATGcccttgaatgctttctgttcCAGGGATCTTACAACCATCAAGATCCTAGGGGGGGGGAAGGTAAGGCCCTTATTTTCTCATCTGCCTACCTTCCCTATGAAGCGACGGACCCGATCACACCACTACTCCGGAGTCTTGTCGAGAACAGCAGCAAGGCGAACACCGGCCTAATTATTGGCTGTGACGCTAATGCTCACCATGTCATCTGGGGAGCTCGGACGTCAACAAAAGAGGAGAGAAGTTACTGGATTTTCTGGTGAGCTCTTCTttacaaattatgaataaagGCAATGACCCAACATTTgttaacgcaaaaagaggtgagGTTATTGATGTGACGTTGGCTACTAACAATATATGTAGGAACATTACGAAATGGCATGTATCCAATGAAACAACTTTATCGGATCACAGGTATATATGCTTTAGGTACAGAATTAACGAACCAATAAAAACTGTGCTTAAAAGGGAACCCTAGGAACACGGACTGGTTGTCTTTTAAGAAAGATCTAAAAGTGGAACTAGGTGACCCTAAAGGTAAGCTCAATTCTATAATAGACATCGAGTTTGAAGCGGACAACATAGTCCGAGC includes:
- the LOC141439738 gene encoding uncharacterized protein is translated as MSRRRKRRAKEILRALGPLEDSSSEGGTPAAPTGNPAPQKRPLATTGGPSQSARDSKRTKVAESYAEILAGERAAIVPVDFPAERVLMGHVGAIQEAVITRLLDAPDPLPQLTFGNIVGGALHVGCNNAESFAWLSSAIGEGEIAGMSLKVVYARDLPKPVKMAWKTKIVGVQDSRTLLRLLQRFNPRLHTEQWKVVDTIVAEASARRIILMDRESAEVIKEAGYCLHSGIDVSSFKLLDDAEKTLGGGGDDQSTARGKAKANPGIAGAAADGVEVNPEHAKEAPGDAKVAPGDTEASSGVAEIHSVGAQAVPGEAEVGAAVVMEVEDVGSDSGADGVRGVGGSSVTSSQISLADLRALSELYLDGPTSPASQEEPQERAADLSMPKKN